One region of Permianibacter fluminis genomic DNA includes:
- a CDS encoding peptide MFS transporter, which produces MSRNIPQTTLLGHPAGLFLLFTTEMWERFCYYGMRALVVLSLVAAVDGANPGFGMDRGQALILYGWYTSSAYATNILGGWIADNILGMRRSVLFGGLIMSAAQFTLFFAVPGDITLYYIGLVLMAAGVGLFKPNISTMVGELYPQGDARRDAAFSIFYMGINLGAFIAPFITSTLGEDPNYGWRWGYFSAGVGMLISVAIQLLFAKRFLGDIGVVPTAKRSREATGGVKQPLSHEERDRLRVVMSMFVFIMMFWTAFEQAGGLLNLVAQDNTQRMVGAFEVPAGWFQSLNPLFIVIFAPVFAWLWVKLARENKNPSSPLKVSAGILLTAIGFGFLILGVFEMQGTSDHKMSMIWLTLGYLFHTLGELCISPVGLSLMTKLAPLRLMSVIMGVWFLMPACAYFLAGYIGAFTEHAGEYGFVQQFAISMGVMPEHSGLLFVFAAIAAVLVLFSVLMWLVSGKLVDWMHGAESTTAKA; this is translated from the coding sequence ATGAGCCGCAACATTCCCCAAACAACCTTGCTGGGCCATCCAGCGGGATTGTTCTTGTTGTTCACCACCGAAATGTGGGAACGCTTCTGCTACTACGGCATGCGTGCGCTGGTAGTCCTGTCTCTGGTTGCTGCCGTTGATGGCGCCAATCCGGGCTTTGGCATGGATCGTGGCCAAGCGCTGATCCTGTACGGCTGGTACACCAGCTCGGCCTATGCCACCAATATTCTCGGCGGCTGGATTGCCGACAACATTCTCGGCATGCGCCGCTCGGTGTTGTTCGGCGGCCTGATCATGTCGGCGGCACAGTTCACGCTGTTCTTTGCCGTGCCGGGCGATATCACGCTGTATTACATCGGTCTGGTGCTGATGGCCGCCGGCGTCGGTCTGTTCAAGCCGAACATTTCGACCATGGTCGGTGAGCTGTATCCGCAGGGCGATGCCCGCCGTGATGCCGCGTTCTCCATTTTCTACATGGGCATCAACCTCGGTGCGTTCATTGCGCCATTCATTACCTCGACCCTTGGTGAAGACCCGAATTACGGCTGGCGCTGGGGCTATTTCTCCGCTGGCGTTGGCATGCTGATCTCGGTGGCGATTCAATTGCTGTTCGCCAAGCGCTTTCTCGGCGACATCGGTGTCGTACCAACGGCCAAGCGTTCGAGAGAAGCGACCGGTGGCGTCAAGCAGCCGCTGAGCCATGAAGAGCGCGATCGCCTGCGCGTTGTGATGTCGATGTTTGTCTTCATCATGATGTTCTGGACCGCGTTTGAACAAGCCGGTGGTCTGCTGAACCTGGTCGCGCAGGACAACACCCAACGGATGGTGGGGGCCTTTGAAGTACCGGCCGGTTGGTTCCAGTCGCTGAACCCGCTGTTCATCGTGATCTTCGCGCCGGTATTTGCCTGGCTCTGGGTCAAGTTGGCGCGGGAAAACAAAAACCCGTCGTCGCCACTGAAAGTGTCGGCCGGTATTTTGCTGACCGCGATCGGTTTCGGTTTTCTGATTCTCGGCGTGTTCGAAATGCAGGGCACCTCGGATCACAAGATGTCGATGATCTGGCTGACGCTGGGCTATTTGTTCCATACGCTCGGTGAGCTGTGCATTTCGCCAGTCGGCCTGAGCCTGATGACCAAGCTGGCGCCGCTGCGGTTGATGTCGGTGATCATGGGCGTCTGGTTCCTGATGCCGGCCTGCGCCTACTTCCTGGCAGGCTACATCGGTGCTTTCACGGAACACGCGGGCGAGTATGGTTTTGTCCAGCAGTTCGCCATCAGCATGGGTGTGATGCCGGAGCATTCTGGTCTGCTGTTCGTGTTTGCTGCCATTGCGGCCGTGCTGGTGCTGTTCTCGGTGCTGATGTGGCTGGTCTCCGGCAAGCTGGTCGACTGGATGCATGGTGCCGAAAGCACCACCGCCAAGGCCTGA
- a CDS encoding YhdH/YhfP family quinone oxidoreductase, with protein sequence MSFLACRVFQDVVQDKKQIHARVIEMNDSELSAGEVLVAVEYSGINYKDALAVTGRGKILRSYPLNAGIDLAGTVLESSSPAVAVGQRVLVNGCGLGEAQDGGLAQRARVPADWIIPLPAGLSAAQAMTLGTAGFTAALCLHRMLENHQSKDKGPIVVTGATGGVGSVAVALFASQGYEVIALSGRPEHHDYLRQLGASEVCTLADLKLGDRPLEAGRFGGIVDNVGGQQLAKLIAHVNLWGNVACVGLADSEQLPTTVFPLILRGVSLLGVSSANCPMPLRKQIWQKLGAEWRIPFERIFTETVALRHVIPACNDLLDRKRLGRTIVDCR encoded by the coding sequence ATGAGTTTTCTCGCCTGCCGGGTGTTTCAGGACGTCGTTCAGGACAAAAAACAGATTCATGCTCGCGTGATCGAGATGAACGACAGCGAGCTGTCGGCCGGCGAGGTTCTGGTGGCGGTCGAGTATTCCGGCATCAATTACAAGGACGCGCTGGCGGTGACCGGGCGCGGCAAAATCCTGCGCTCGTATCCGCTCAATGCCGGCATCGATCTGGCCGGCACCGTGCTGGAGTCGAGCTCGCCGGCGGTTGCGGTCGGACAGCGCGTGCTGGTCAATGGTTGTGGCCTTGGTGAAGCGCAGGATGGCGGCCTTGCCCAGCGGGCGCGGGTGCCAGCCGACTGGATTATTCCGCTGCCGGCCGGTTTGTCCGCGGCGCAAGCGATGACGCTCGGCACGGCGGGTTTCACCGCGGCTCTGTGCCTGCACCGGATGCTGGAAAATCACCAAAGCAAGGACAAAGGACCGATTGTGGTCACCGGCGCCACCGGTGGGGTCGGCAGTGTTGCCGTCGCGCTGTTTGCCAGCCAGGGTTACGAGGTCATTGCGCTGTCGGGCCGACCGGAGCATCACGATTATCTGCGCCAGCTCGGTGCCAGCGAGGTGTGCACGCTGGCGGATCTGAAGCTGGGCGACCGGCCACTGGAAGCGGGCCGCTTTGGCGGCATTGTCGACAATGTCGGTGGCCAGCAATTGGCGAAACTGATCGCGCATGTGAATTTGTGGGGCAATGTCGCCTGCGTCGGACTGGCCGACAGCGAACAATTGCCGACCACGGTGTTTCCGCTGATCCTGCGCGGCGTTTCGTTGCTTGGGGTCAGCTCGGCCAATTGCCCGATGCCGCTGCGCAAACAAATCTGGCAGAAACTCGGCGCCGAATGGCGGATTCCGTTCGAACGGATTTTTACCGAGACGGTCGCGCTGCGCCACGTGATCCCGGCTTGCAATGACTTGCTCGACCGCAAGCGCCTGGGCCGAACGATTGTTGATTGTCGTTAG
- a CDS encoding M61 family metallopeptidase, with product MAHAATAADEVHYELRISNAAQHLAEVSAQFPASNASTLNLQLPVWRTGRYQILPLANGLRQLTATGNDGRALSVRKTDKASWLIEKAAGEAVTVRYELYANELGQRTRHIDDSHAYLDASAVWLYNGEQRGNPVSVQLQVPANWQSRSGMRAGDCNHCFVATNYDELVDSPIETGLHEFHSFVVDGKTIELAIWGAGNHDGKQIVADLQKLVATTGKLFGGYPFARYLFIVHATSGEGGATEHVNSTVIQLSRWGFAPRKDYLKFIRTATHEFFHTWNVKAYRPAAMVPYDYQKENYSELLWLAEGHTSYFDNLLTLRAGVQTRDEYLEEEASILDDYLHQPGRFFQSALESSFDEWIQPSGERARNASVSIYSKGELLALTMDLLLRQQSKGKLGIEDLHKQLWQHKRVEQGGYTSADVKAILKSLSQQARANFDWEQFWQDYVAGTKELPLAALLKDAGLQLRIDQGKDDKGQQAAWWGVKIKDGGADQFAVVSEVERDSPAWQAGLVANDQIVAIDQLRVSAKDFADRSAAVKSDSTVVTLFRRDQLNTVTLKPVLQDKGKRKLKALEDASSDQKQLNSNWLGVPWPKPAKD from the coding sequence ATGGCACACGCTGCCACCGCCGCTGACGAGGTGCATTACGAACTGCGCATCAGCAATGCGGCCCAGCATCTGGCCGAGGTCAGTGCGCAATTTCCGGCCAGCAATGCCAGCACGCTGAACTTGCAGCTGCCGGTCTGGCGCACCGGTCGCTATCAGATTCTGCCGCTGGCCAATGGCCTGCGGCAGCTCACTGCTACTGGCAACGATGGCCGCGCGCTGTCCGTGCGCAAGACCGATAAAGCCAGCTGGCTGATCGAGAAAGCGGCCGGCGAGGCGGTGACCGTGCGCTACGAGCTATACGCCAATGAACTCGGCCAGCGCACCCGCCACATTGATGACAGTCATGCCTATCTTGATGCCAGCGCGGTGTGGCTCTACAACGGTGAGCAGCGCGGCAATCCTGTCAGCGTGCAGTTGCAGGTACCGGCGAACTGGCAATCACGCTCGGGCATGCGCGCCGGTGACTGTAATCATTGCTTTGTCGCCACGAACTATGACGAGCTGGTCGATTCGCCGATCGAAACCGGGCTGCACGAGTTTCATTCCTTTGTTGTCGATGGCAAAACCATCGAACTAGCGATTTGGGGCGCCGGCAATCACGACGGCAAACAGATTGTCGCGGACTTGCAGAAACTGGTTGCCACCACGGGGAAACTGTTTGGCGGTTATCCGTTTGCCCGCTATCTGTTCATTGTCCACGCCACCAGCGGTGAAGGTGGCGCCACCGAGCATGTCAACTCGACAGTCATCCAGTTATCGCGCTGGGGCTTTGCGCCGCGCAAGGATTACCTGAAGTTCATCCGCACGGCCACGCACGAGTTTTTCCATACCTGGAATGTCAAAGCCTATCGGCCAGCCGCGATGGTGCCGTATGACTATCAAAAAGAGAATTACAGCGAACTGTTGTGGCTGGCCGAAGGCCACACCAGCTATTTTGACAACTTGCTGACGCTGCGCGCCGGTGTGCAAACCCGCGACGAGTACCTGGAAGAAGAAGCCAGCATTCTCGACGATTACCTGCACCAACCCGGTCGCTTCTTCCAGAGCGCGCTGGAATCCAGTTTTGACGAGTGGATACAACCCAGCGGCGAACGCGCCCGCAATGCCTCAGTCAGCATTTACAGCAAAGGTGAACTGCTGGCGTTGACAATGGATCTGCTGCTGCGACAACAGAGCAAGGGCAAACTCGGGATCGAGGATCTGCACAAGCAATTGTGGCAGCACAAGCGAGTCGAGCAGGGCGGCTATACCAGTGCCGACGTCAAGGCCATACTGAAGTCACTGAGCCAGCAAGCCCGAGCGAATTTTGATTGGGAGCAGTTCTGGCAGGACTATGTCGCCGGCACCAAAGAGCTGCCATTGGCGGCTCTGCTCAAGGATGCCGGTTTGCAATTGCGCATTGATCAGGGCAAGGACGACAAGGGCCAGCAGGCGGCATGGTGGGGCGTCAAGATCAAGGACGGCGGCGCTGATCAGTTTGCCGTGGTCAGTGAAGTCGAGCGTGACAGCCCGGCCTGGCAAGCGGGGCTGGTGGCGAATGACCAGATCGTCGCGATTGATCAGCTGCGCGTGAGCGCCAAGGATTTTGCCGATCGCAGCGCTGCTGTCAAAAGTGATTCGACTGTGGTCACTCTGTTCCGTCGTGATCAATTGAACACCGTTACACTGAAGCCGGTGCTGCAGGACAAAGGCAAGCGCAAACTCAAAGCACTTGAAGACGCCAGTTCCGATCAGAAACAACTGAACAGCAACTGGCTGGGCGTGCCGTGGCCAAAGCCGGCGAAAGACTGA
- the corA gene encoding magnesium/cobalt transporter CorA → MLRCYAGSGAQEISAYAAEAKIHIQNALWIDLLNPSAEEEQVVEQTLGGEIPTREEMQEIETSSRLYVEDGVLFMTATVLFNADSDMPESTPVTFILMPNRLITVRYADPSPFRNMINQCSSKPQLLQQPAQLMTALLDAIVDRMADLLERTGADLDQLSRRVFGTVQNKDQRRSEELFREFLTAFGRNGDLVARIRESLTSLTRLHNFLVESARLPNQPELREHLHGLRADLLSLADHAAFLSNKIGFLLDATLGLVSIEQNTIIKTLAVAGTVFLPPTLIASIYGMNFEHMPELTWPWAYPIALVLIIGSGTLPYWFFKRRRWI, encoded by the coding sequence ATGTTGCGATGCTATGCCGGCAGTGGCGCGCAGGAGATCTCGGCTTATGCCGCTGAGGCCAAGATCCATATCCAGAATGCACTCTGGATTGACTTGCTGAACCCCAGCGCAGAAGAAGAGCAGGTGGTCGAGCAGACGCTGGGCGGTGAAATTCCGACCCGGGAAGAAATGCAGGAGATTGAAACGTCGAGCCGGCTGTACGTCGAAGACGGCGTGCTGTTCATGACAGCGACCGTGCTGTTCAACGCCGATAGCGACATGCCGGAATCGACGCCGGTGACCTTCATCCTGATGCCGAACCGGTTGATCACCGTGCGCTATGCCGATCCCAGTCCGTTTCGTAACATGATCAACCAGTGCAGCAGCAAACCGCAGTTGCTGCAGCAACCGGCCCAGCTGATGACGGCGTTGCTCGATGCCATTGTCGACCGCATGGCCGATTTGCTGGAGCGTACTGGCGCTGATCTGGATCAGTTGTCGCGGCGAGTGTTTGGTACCGTGCAAAACAAGGACCAGCGCCGCAGCGAAGAATTGTTCCGCGAATTTCTGACCGCATTCGGTCGCAATGGTGATCTGGTGGCGCGAATCCGTGAAAGCTTGACCAGCTTGACCCGGCTGCACAATTTCTTGGTGGAATCCGCGCGGCTGCCGAATCAACCGGAATTGCGCGAGCATCTACACGGCCTGCGTGCCGACTTGCTGTCGCTGGCCGATCACGCGGCGTTTCTGAGCAACAAGATTGGCTTTTTGCTGGATGCAACGCTAGGTCTGGTCAGCATCGAGCAGAACACTATCATCAAGACCCTGGCCGTGGCTGGCACCGTGTTTTTGCCACCGACGCTTATTGCCAGCATTTACGGCATGAATTTCGAGCACATGCCGGAGCTGACCTGGCCGTGGGCGTATCCGATAGCGCTGGTGCTGATTATTGGGTCCGGCACACTGCCCTACTGGTTCTTCAAACGCCGACGTTGGATCTGA